DNA from Desulfarculus baarsii DSM 2075:
GACGATCATCGAGCTGCGCGCGCGCATGGTCGGCGAACTACGCCTGGGCGGCCCTGGGCGGCAGCAGGCGTTTTTGCAGTTCAAGAGCCGCTTGCTGGGCCTGGGCGGCCTGGCGCGCAAGCTGGCCGAGGCCTTGAGCGGCAAGGAACAGACCCAGGCCGCCGAGGAGGAACTGCTGCGCCTGGACCAGGCCCTGGCCCAGATCGAGGCGGCCCTGGCCCAGCGCGCCTGAACGCCGGCGTTTCAACCCAAGAATTTGGCCGGCCAATCCTCCTGGCCCGGCAAGGCGAGATTGTCCACCAGCATCACCGTGGAAAGACCCTGGGCCAACAGGCGGCCGGTCCGGTCGCGCACGCTGGCCTCGCCCAGGCCCAGGCCACGGCCCAGCTTGAGGCAGCGGCCGCTGGCCAAAAGCGCGCCATCCACCGCCGGGGCCAAGTAATTGAGCTTTATATCGACGGTGGTCATGCCTTTGCCCACGGGGGCCTGGCTGAAACAGGCCCAGAAACAGGCCGCGTCGATGATGCTGGCCACCACCCCGCCGTGCGCCACGCCAAAGGGCTGCAAATGCTTGCGCGCCAAATCGATGCGCAACTCGGCCCGGCCCCAGGCCAGATCCTCCAGGCGCATCGATTGCAACTGGAAATAAGGGCAAGGGTTGACGCCAGCCAGGACGGCGGCGATCCACTGGGGGTTGAGGGCGCGCGGCGCGGACACGTTGTCCTCCCGTGAGGTTGTCGGGCCGGCCATGCCTTGGCGCGGCCATGTGTGAGCTTGTGCTTTGATGATTAAACCAAGCCAGACGGCGTTGTCAAACCATTCGTGGCCGGCGGCATGGCCCGGATAACGCCGGGGTTTTGCTTTTTTTGCGCGGCGGCCTTGACAGTGCTGGCGGCCGGTCGTATGTTTTGAGCGAATGCACAAAACAACCGTCGCCGCGGCGACGCCAACGGAGGTTTATAGCGATGAAAGTAGCCGTTCCCAGCATGGCCCCCGGCGGGCTCGAGGCCCAGACCAGCGCCC
Protein-coding regions in this window:
- a CDS encoding PaaI family thioesterase; its protein translation is MSAPRALNPQWIAAVLAGVNPCPYFQLQSMRLEDLAWGRAELRIDLARKHLQPFGVAHGGVVASIIDAACFWACFSQAPVGKGMTTVDIKLNYLAPAVDGALLASGRCLKLGRGLGLGEASVRDRTGRLLAQGLSTVMLVDNLALPGQEDWPAKFLG